The genomic interval GACCTCGTTGAAGTGGGACTCCCCTGTGATCTGATGGATGGGACGCACCTCGATGCCGTCGCCGCCCATCGGGCAGAAGAAGAAGCTGAGGCCCGCGTGTTTGGGGAGGTCCCAGTCCGTGCGGGCGAGGAGCAGGCCGTACTCCGCGTGCGCGGCCCCGGAGGTCCAGATCTTGTGACCCGTGACCGTCCACGTGTCGTCGTTCAACTCGGCCCTCGTCCGAACGGCTGCGAGGTCCGAGCCCGCCTCCGTTTCGCTGTAGAGCAGACACGTCCGGATCTCGCCGCACAACAGCTCGGCCAGGACGTCGGACCTGAGATCGTCGCGACCGAATGCCATGACGGTGTTCGCGATGAGGTTCGTCCTGTCCTGCCCGGCACCGGGGGCGCCGACGTTCTCGAACTCCGTCTCGATGATCTTCGCCTCGCGGTCCGACGACCCTCGGCCGTACCACTCGACCGGCCAGCGGGGAACGGCCCAGCGCGCCTCGAGAACCCGTCGCAACCACCCGACGTAGGCCGGATCGGGCTCTGCGAACGGCAATGGATCGGAACATGACCGGTCCCAGTTCTCTGCGAGCCACCTACGCACCTCACCGCGGATTTCGTCGTCGGAGCGGATCTCGTCGGTCATGGCCTCATCCACCCAGCTCTGCGAGATAGCGCTCGCGGTACGTCGACGGACCGCCCAACATCCACGCGGTGACCCGTGCGCGCCGCAGGTAGAGGTGCGCCGGGTACTCGGCGGTGTAGGCGATGCCACCGTGCATCTGGACACTGTCGGCTGCAATACGTGAGTACGCGTCCGCGCATGCGAACGATGCGAGGTACACGTCCGCCCTCGCCGTGGACGAACCCGCTGCGAGCGAGGCAGCTGCACAACGCGCAGCCGACAGCGCAGACTCCTTCTCGAGGAGCAGGTCGGCCGCCATGTGCTTCAACGCCTGGAAGCCGCCGACCGGGCGTCCGAACTGGTAGCGGCCACGGATGTAGTCCACCGTCATGTCGAACAGGAACGCGGCACCGCCGGCCTGGTCCCCGACGAGGGCCACACGTGCGATATCGAGGGCCTCCTCGACGGCGTCCCACCCGCGTTCGCCCAGGCGGGCAGCCGAGACCCGGGTGAACCCGACGCGCGCGAGCCGCTGGGTCCGGTCGAGGCACGGTTGGGCAACGACGGACACGCCCTCCGACATCGGGTCGACCTCGAAGAGCCCGAAGCCGTCGCCGGTGCGGGCAACCACCAGGAACACGTCCGCGTTCTGGCCGTGGATCACGAAGTCGGATGTGCCGTCCAAGAGGGCAGTCCCGTCCGTGTCACGCGCGACCACGTCGACCGATGCCGAGGTCCAGTCCCCACCGACACCGGTGAGGCACGCTGCCGCGATCGTCGAGCCGTCCGCGAGCCCGGGGAGTACCCGCTCACACGCGTCAGCGTCACGGGTTGCGTCCAGCACGGCCGCCGCCAGCACCGACGACCCGAACAGCGGCGAGCACAACAGCGAGGCACCGACCTCCTCCATCACGCCCTCCAGCTGCTCGGGCCCGAGTCCGGCACCACCGTGAACGGCGGGCGTGACGATGCCGGTCACGCCCATCTCCGCCAGTGCCCCCCAGAGCTCGGGGTCAAATCCCAGGTCGGACTCCATGGCGGCGCGCACATCGGCGTGTGTGCTCATGTCCGCGAGCAGTCCTCTGACCGCGTCGCGCAGCGCACGGCTCTCCACCTCGTCCGGGTTCAGTCCACCCATGATCTGACCAACTCGATCAGGCCGGGCCAGTCGTCCCCCATGGGATCCACGTGGAGTCGCGTCACGCCTGCAGCCTTGTATGCGAGGACACGCTCCCGCACGAATCCCTCGTCACCGACCAGGGCGGTCGCCTCCAGGTACCCGGTGGGCACTGCTGCCGCGGCTTCATCCTTGTGGCCCGCCAGGTAGAGGTCCTGGATTTCCTGGGCCTCGCGCTCGTAGCCACACCGGCGGAAGATGTCGTTGTAGAAGTTCTTCGACCGCGCCCCCATGCCCCCGACGTAGAGCGCCGTCGCGGGACGGGCCATGTCGCGGATCCGCTCGGCGGTCTCCGAGTCGCAGATGGCGAGTGGCCCACCGGCCACGACCTCGAGAGGCGCACGGCTCGGGTCCCGACGATTCCCCCCGATCTCGAGGTCGGGCCCGAAGACGTCGCCGGCCCTGTCCGGATGGAAGAAGGCCGGTAGCCAGCCGTCGGCGAGCTCGGCGGTCAACTGGACGTTCTTCGGCCCGATCGAGGCCAGGTAGATGGGGATCTCCTCGCGAAGCGGCCGGTTGATGAGCCGGAGCGGTTTTCCGAGGCCGGTGCCCTCGTCGGGTGGGAGCGGCAACCGGTACGCCTCACCGTCGTAGACCACCTGCTCCCGGCGCCACAGGATCCGGCAGATGTCGATGGTTTCGCGGGTCCTGGTCAGCGGCCGGTCGAACGGCACGCCGTGCCAACCCTCGATCACCTGCGGCCCCGACGTCCCGAGACCGAGCACGAAGCGACCACCCGAGACCGAGTCCAGGCCTGCCGCCGACATGGCGATGAGGGACGGGGTTCGAGAGAAGAGGGGAAGGATCCCCGTCGCGAGCTCGACCCGCTCGGTATGTGCTGCGAGGTACCCGAGAAGGCTCACTGCGTCGAATGTGTAGGCCTCGGGCACCCAGATCATGTCGATTCCGGCAGCCTCGAGGTCCCTTGCGCGCCTCGTGGCCTGCGACGGTTCGAACGGGAAGCTGATCGCGGCGCTGATCTTCATGAATCCCCGCCCGGTTCCCCGATGGACGAAAAACCGAGCTGTGGCTCGTCCCGGTATTCAGCGCGCAGAAGCCGCTTCATCAGCTTCCCCGTCGGCGATCGCGGAAGCTCTTCGACGAAGTCCACCGAGCGTGGACACTTGAACCTCGCCAGCTCGAGCCGGCAATGGTCGATGATGTCGGCGGCGAGTTCATCGGATGCGACAGCCGTGGGGACGAGCTGCACCACCGCCTT from Acidimicrobiales bacterium carries:
- a CDS encoding acyl-CoA dehydrogenase family protein, with amino-acid sequence MTDEIRSDDEIRGEVRRWLAENWDRSCSDPLPFAEPDPAYVGWLRRVLEARWAVPRWPVEWYGRGSSDREAKIIETEFENVGAPGAGQDRTNLIANTVMAFGRDDLRSDVLAELLCGEIRTCLLYSETEAGSDLAAVRTRAELNDDTWTVTGHKIWTSGAAHAEYGLLLARTDWDLPKHAGLSFFFCPMGGDGIEVRPIHQITGESHFNEVFLDRVEIPARNLLGERNGGWKVLLTALAYERSVLGEGGGSRTSEEGDPATDLIAFAREHGRLGDPLIRQAIARALGYRRLNELNMARAGADLAQGTSSPLMSLGKLAMSRILHTEAAVRTEILGSSGIFDGPEHRDAADVNYRAFDAYVTSIGGGTDQIQRNIISERVLGLPREPEVDRDIPFREVKSGQ
- a CDS encoding acyl-CoA dehydrogenase family protein; amino-acid sequence: MGGLNPDEVESRALRDAVRGLLADMSTHADVRAAMESDLGFDPELWGALAEMGVTGIVTPAVHGGAGLGPEQLEGVMEEVGASLLCSPLFGSSVLAAAVLDATRDADACERVLPGLADGSTIAAACLTGVGGDWTSASVDVVARDTDGTALLDGTSDFVIHGQNADVFLVVARTGDGFGLFEVDPMSEGVSVVAQPCLDRTQRLARVGFTRVSAARLGERGWDAVEEALDIARVALVGDQAGGAAFLFDMTVDYIRGRYQFGRPVGGFQALKHMAADLLLEKESALSAARCAAASLAAGSSTARADVYLASFACADAYSRIAADSVQMHGGIAYTAEYPAHLYLRRARVTAWMLGGPSTYRERYLAELGG
- a CDS encoding LLM class F420-dependent oxidoreductase, whose product is MKISAAISFPFEPSQATRRARDLEAAGIDMIWVPEAYTFDAVSLLGYLAAHTERVELATGILPLFSRTPSLIAMSAAGLDSVSGGRFVLGLGTSGPQVIEGWHGVPFDRPLTRTRETIDICRILWRREQVVYDGEAYRLPLPPDEGTGLGKPLRLINRPLREEIPIYLASIGPKNVQLTAELADGWLPAFFHPDRAGDVFGPDLEIGGNRRDPSRAPLEVVAGGPLAICDSETAERIRDMARPATALYVGGMGARSKNFYNDIFRRCGYEREAQEIQDLYLAGHKDEAAAAVPTGYLEATALVGDEGFVRERVLAYKAAGVTRLHVDPMGDDWPGLIELVRSWVD